A region of Saimiri boliviensis isolate mSaiBol1 chromosome 8, mSaiBol1.pri, whole genome shotgun sequence DNA encodes the following proteins:
- the TRMT10C gene encoding LOW QUALITY PROTEIN: tRNA methyltransferase 10 homolog C (The sequence of the model RefSeq protein was modified relative to this genomic sequence to represent the inferred CDS: deleted 1 base in 1 codon) — protein MSVFLKMSVSVSFFRPFTRFLVPFTLHGKRNNLYSTVLQRYMSSKIPAVTSTNNESTSPSEELELDRWKTTMKSSVQECVSTISSSKDEDPLAATREYIETWRLLGKEVPEHITEEELKTITECVSKTAKKKYLKYLFTKEKAKQAKKIKKEMKAAAREEAKNVSLLETTEEDKQNNFLFLRLWDRNMDIAMGWKGAQAMQFGQPLVFDMAYENYMKPRELQNAVSQLLESEGCNRRNVDPFHIYFCNLNIGSVCHRELVKRYGEKWDKLLLTATEKSYVDLFSKDSIIYLTADSPNVMTTFRHDKVYIIGSFVDKTMQPGKSLAKAKRLKLATERLPLDKYLQWSVGTKNLTLDQMMRILLCLKNTGNWEEALKFVPKRKHTGGILEISQYSQELINRLKKAKTFNSFSKSTLNAYAQKKWLK, from the exons ATGTCTGTTTTCCTCAAAATGAGTGTTAGTGTCAGTTTCTTCAGACCTTTCACCAGGTTTTTGGTGCCATTTACCCTTCATgggaagagaaataatttatattcaacaGTTTTGCAGAGATACATGTCTTCCAAAATACCAGCTGTT ACTTCTACTAATAATGAGAGTACGTCTCCTTCTGAAGAGCTAGAATTGGATAGGTGGAAAACTACCATGAAATCTAGTGTGCAAGAATGTGTTTCAACAATCTCAAGCAGTAAGGATGAAGATCCTCTAGCTGCCACCAGAGAGTACATTGAGACGTGGAGATTGCTTGGCAAAGAAGTACCAGAACACATCACTGAAGAAGAGCTCAAAACCATTACGGAATGTGTTTCTAAAACAgcgaaaaaaaaatatttaaaatatttatttactaaggAAAAAGCTAAAcaagctaagaaaataaaaaaggaaatgaaagcagcAGCAAGGGAAGAAGCAAAAAATGTCAGCCTGCTAGAAACCACTGAGGAAGATAAACAGAACAACTTTCTATTTTTACGACTTTGGGATAGGAATATGGACATTGCAATGGGCTGGAAGGGTGCCCAGGCCATGCAGTTTGGACAACCTTTGGTTTTTGACATGGcttatgaaaattatatgaaaccaAGAGAATTGCAGAATGCTGTTTCCCAACTTTTAGAAAGTGAAGGCTGTAATAGAAGAAATGTTGATCCTTTCCATATTTACTTCTGCAATCTAAATATAGGTAGTGTGTGTCACAGAGAGTTAGTTAAACGGTATGGAGAAAAATGGGACAAATTGCTTTTAACAGCAACAGAAAAGTCTTATGTAGATTTATTTTCAAAGGACAGTATTATCTATTTAACTGCAGATTCTCCCAATGTTATGACTACTTTCAGGCATGACAAAGTTTATATAATTGGCTCTTTTGTTGATAAGACTATGCAGCCAGGCAAATCCCTAGCCAAGGCAAAACGACTGAAGCTGGCAACTGAACGCCTTCCATTGGATAAATATTTACAATGGAGTGTTGGTACCAAAAATCTCACCTTAGATCAAATGATGCGTATTTTGTTATGTCTGAAAAACACGGGTAATTGGGAAGAGGCTCTGAAGTTTGTTCCCAAGAGAAAACATACTGGTGGTATTCTGGAGATTTCTCAGTATTCTCAAGAGTTGATCAACAGACTGAAGAAGGCAAagacttttaattcattttcaaaaagtaCTCTAAATGCGTACGCCCAGAAGAAGTGGCTCAAATGA